A part of Crassostrea angulata isolate pt1a10 chromosome 5, ASM2561291v2, whole genome shotgun sequence genomic DNA contains:
- the LOC128186177 gene encoding uncharacterized protein LOC128186177 isoform X3 produces MIWVMIMMINSIILAGPPDMPNNGYGKAEYLYRVPNSVLYGTEWTFPTFPNPLRRMPHWNQETVSTRILLKEYHARRFMYHILSDFLDEFFIHDSSPEKNIRRRQPTTISTFKTLVHLSQELENKIETHGSIAFKEGGVVFSFHSSFEYYNEHYNYTSFQKNKEHSYIAIDDMTSLNVMNRKRATIDTFKQGEYLIDMLTSWRTIRCMRYYWDFEDIFWNHICINKTKSPTSAVLNKYVCYVGRICVDDWESYNCVRELYINSEKYQSCSIDPSVNIVFYNVFKKEYSDSFHSGIYTHANFHIKSHFLYFDTISQEQRRFWSTEDKLKKGMVSKWNITIILTVGISTECCKRFADISVGRKSHVLKKRRTGKKNINNLSSIPEVLSNCQHLVDSTNKNAELIKTHSSVGRIIRSNEEHTVRKNASLSFNTSTSILSSVNEMFSTILIYFETCQYFIRDFIHESFYNRSTSTIDNTRNYKYAQTLELFYGENYEHTSRYIDIWNVFSIIIYLEFALIHIFLLGYKLKVKPIFTFVTNQIMNLSGDSSHCQRGCENMKTQSKHEAKATEMAGSKSVVKELDCDLTKSSQLAVNSDTYENHHITCQRLQAKYAEEEKETHCPLIHQARIKTDTTSVKRVFGQNKEHVLLSSSVLPSDDDESEETSVKSFHEQEENNAFMVENNDDETNSNTKNRFSMQETLNDKLIVNDSKKHWEIMNQNVSVFPDDSFAETQSNSFGMTTHDETFKSSMSFQSSTKNGEYWSSLLPVSYTTINEVCSSKLRKSLTPIENDESHFVKDVFGNCDSEVSRRILEKERHLTSGSMKTTTRYLAEKECSLKIKKLRRRHALFAKHVRRFFKKQERKSLKHNKRRILRRICPRYSNIHHNTERLSVCCPAISRQLSQNLPQQESVTPTSHVLQENHSPYSHTSDQMNSTGTLSSIFNHISIESSRDDRSYHSEWMRLASFGCFESDDVHALRLARSGWYSTGLGDQTVCFSCQRLHQNWRRNDNPDNFHDANCSYVNLRSNNIPIPRETSIASDGVRFEESQNTGHTFYRDHATNNTRFPRSQGENLTTERLSAQNVASSSDSNSSAIPSTSDLRSSSNTSVPESTDQAAASLEDTKRAQLEALKRDPMGINFDRPKYPSYAILSERVKSFSDWPASMTQKPRDMALAGFFYAGYGDYARCFFCGGGLRNWEAGDDPCVEHARWFSKCAFVRQNKGQGFIDQVLQRAAELERQENPTKEDDKKAKEEKVMQSEAVLCIKRMGYTDEIIRSAIDTMKTRLPRGKHKVSAQEILEVVFELSSSQQTVKEERDLNTDVGSTEVPQTSGDDNSEMGASCLDTIQNDELTSLELENRNLKGQLMCMICTERNVSIAFLPCGHLTCCEDCAPAMRKCPICKELVRGTVKTFLV; encoded by the exons ATGATTTGGGTCATGATTATGATGATTAATAGCATTATCCTGGCAGGG CCTCCTGACATGCCAAACAATGGTTATGGTAAAGCTGAATATTTGTATAGAGTCCCAAATTCCg TTCTATATGGAACAGAATGGACATTTCCAacatttccaaacccattgcgTCGGATGCCTCATTGGAATCAGGAAACGGTTTCCACTCGAATTTTATTGAAGGAATATCACGCCCGCAGATTTATGTATCATATTCTGAGTGATTTCCTTGACGAATTCTTTATTCACGATTCCAGtccagaaaaaaatatcag GAGAAGACAACCAACAACAATATCTACGTTTAAAACATTGGTTCATCTTTCTCAAGAATTGG AGAATAAAATAGAAACACATGGCAGCATCGCTTTTAAGGAGGGCGGTGTAGTTTTCTCCTTTCATTCTAGTTTTGAATACTACAATGAacattataattatacaagttttcaaaaaaacaaaGAACATTCATACATAGCGATTGACGACATGACATCGCTAAACGTTATGAACAGGAAAAGAGCCACTATCGATACGTTTAAACAAGGTGAATATCTTATTGACATGTTGACAAGTTGGAGAACGATCAGATGTATGCGATATTACTGGGATTTTGAAGACATATTTTGGAATCATATCtgtattaacaaaacaaaatccccTACATCAgctgttttaaataaatacgtGTGCTATGTAGGCCGTATATGTGTCGACGATTGGGAAAGTTATAATTGTGTAAGAGAATTATACATAAACAGTGAAAAATATCAGAGTTGTTCAATTGATCCAAGTGTGAACATTGTTTTTTACAATGTGTTTAAGAAGGAATACAGTGATAGTTTTCATTCTGGGATTTATACTCATGCAAACTTTCATATAAAATCACacttcctatattttgacacaATTAGTCAAGAACAAAGACGTTTTTGGAGTACAGAAGATAAGTTAAAGAAGGGTATGGTTAGCAAATGGAACAT AACCATCATTTTAACAGTTG GTATATCAACAGAGTGTTGCAAAAGGTTCGCAGATATCAGCGTTGGAAGGAAATCACAT gTATTGAAGAAAAGGCGGActggaaagaaaaatataaacaatcttAGCAGTATTCCCGAGGTCTTATCTAACTGTCAACACCTAGTCGATTCGACcaacaaaaatgccgaattgATTAAAACCCATTCTAGTGTTGGAAGAATTATTAGGAGTAACGAGGAGCACACTGTGAGGAAAAACGCATCATTATCTTTCAACACCTCGACGTCCATTCTATCATCTGTCAATGAAATGTTTAGtacaatattaatttattttgaaacatgcCAATATTTCATTCGTGACTTTATTCACGAGTCCTTTTATAATCGATCAACGTCTACAATTGATAACACAAGAAATTACAAATATGCTCAAACTTTAGAATTATTTTACGGAGAAAACTACGAACACACGTCGA GATATATTGATATATGGAACGTATTCAGTATAATTATATACCTTGAATTTGCATTGATCCACATTTT CCTTCTTGGGTATAAATTGAAAGTAAAACCGATATTCACATTTGTTACCAATCAAATAATGAATCTGAGCGGGGATTCTAGTCATTGTCAAAGAGGGTGTGAAAATATGAAGACGCAATCGAAACACGAGGCTAAAGCAACTGAAATGGCCGGTAGTAAAAGTGTGGTGAAGGAATTAGATTGTGACCTGACTAAATCTTCACAATTAGCTGTTAATAGCGATACCTATGAAAACCATCATATTACTTGTCAAAGATTACAGGCTAAATATGCTGAAGAAGAAAAAGAGACACATTGTCCTTTGATACATCAAGCTAGAATAAAAACAGATACGACATCCGTTAAACGTGTATTTGGTCAAAATAAGGAACATGTTTTATTATCCTCATCTGTATTGCCTTCAGATGATGATGAAAGTGAAGAAACAAGTGTCAAGTCATTCCATGAACAAGAGGAAAACAACGCGTTTATGGTTGAAAACAACGACGATGAAACAAATTCCAATACAAAAAACAGATTTTCAATGCAAGAaacattaaatgataaattaattgtaaatgatAGCAAGAAGCATTGGGAAATAATGAATCAAAATGTTTCTGTGTTTCCTGACGACAGTTTCGCTGAAACACAATCGAACTCGTTTGGAATGACTACACATGATGAAACATTTAAGTCATCGATGAGTTTCCAAAGTTCTACAAAAAATGGAGAATATTGGTCTTCACTGTTACCTGTATCCTATACAACTATTAACGAAGTTTGTTCTTCAAAACTGCGTAAATCACTGACTCCTATAGAAAACGATGAATCCCATTTCGTAAAAGATGTTTTTGGAAATTGCGATAGTGAAGTGTCAAGAAGAATTCTGGAAAAAGAACGACATCTAACATCAGGCTCAATGAAAACAACAACACGTTATCTGGCTGAAAAGGAATGCTCAttaaagataaagaaattaaGACGACGACACGCATTGTTTGCTAAGCACGTCAGAagattctttaaaaaacaagagaggaaaagtttaaaacataacaaaagaagaattttaagAAGAATATGCCCACGCTACTCTAACATACATCACAATACAGAAAGGCTTTCTGTTTGTTGTCCCGCAATCTCCAGACAATTATCCCAAAATTTACCACAGCAGGAAAGTGTAACTCCAACCAGTCACGTTTTGCAAGAAAACCACTCACCTTATTCACACACATCGGATCAAATGAACAGCACAGGTACATTGTCATctatttttaatcatatttctaTTGAATCGTCACGTGATGATCGTAGTTACCATTCGGAATGGATGAGACTGGCTTCTTTTGGATGCTTTGAATCGGATGATGTACATGCTTTGAGACTTGCTAGAAGTGGTTGGTATAGCACTGGGCTGGGGGACCAGACTGTCTGTTTCAGTTGTCAAAGACTGCATCAAAACTGGAGGAGAAATGATAACCCAGATAACTTTCATGATGCGAACTGCAG TTATGTCAACCTACGGTCAAATAACATACCTATACCACGTGAGACCTCCATTGCTAGTGATGGCGTTAGATTCGAAGAAAGTCAAAATACTGGTCACACG TTTTATCGTGATCATGCTACGAACAACACTCGGTTTCCACGCAGTCAGGGTGAAAATCTAACAACAGAAAGACTTTCCGCACAAAATGTAGCATCGTCGTCTGACTCAAATTCGTCGGCTATTCCATCAACGTCAGACCTGCGTTCTTCAAGCAATACGAGTGTTCCTGAAAGCACAGACCAAGCGGCGGCTTCATTGGAGGACACAAAGCGAGCTCAGTTAGAAGCCCTGAAAAGAGACCCTATGGGGATAAACTTCGATCGCCCGAAATACCCGTCGTATGCTATTCTATCTGAAAGAGTTAAGTCGTTTTCTGATTGGCCAGCCAGTATGACCCAAAAACCACGTGACATGGCGTTGGCTGGTTTCTTCTATGCGGGATATGGAGACTATGCACGTTGCTTTTTCTGTGGCGGAGGACTCAGAAATTGGGAGGCCGGTGATGATCCATGC GTTGAACATGCGCGTTGGTTCAGTAAATGTGCTTTTGTGAGACAGAACAAAGGTCAAGGATTTATTGATCAAGTTTTACAGAGAGCTGCAGAATTG GAAAGACAGGAAAATCCAACAAAAG AAGATGATAAAAAAGCCAAAGAAGAAAAAGTGATGCAGTCTGAAGCTGTACTCTGTATCAAACGTATGGGCTATACTGACGAAATCATCAGATCTGCCATTGATACCATGAAGACCCGCCTACCCAGAG GAAAACATAAGGTTTCGGCACAGGAAATATTAGAAGTTGTTTTTGAGCTATCTTCATCACAACAAACTGTTAAGGAAGAGCGAGATCTTAACACTGATGTAGGATCAACGGAAGTCCCGCAAACATCAG GTGATGATAATTCTGAGATGGGAGCATCTTGTTTAGACACCATACAGAATGATG AATTAACTTCACTTGAGCTTGAAAACCGGAATCTAAAGGGACAGCTGATGTGTATGATATGTACGGAGAGAAACGTGTCGATTGCCTTCCTTCCGTGTGGTCACTTGACCTGCTGTGAAGACTGCGCACCTGCCATGAGGAAATGTCCGATTTGTAAAGAATTGGTCAGGGGCACTGTCAAAACCTTCctcgtttaa
- the LOC128186177 gene encoding uncharacterized protein LOC128186177 isoform X4 has protein sequence MIWVMIMMINSIILAGPPDMPNNGYGKAEYLYRVPNSVLYGTEWTFPTFPNPLRRMPHWNQETVSTRILLKEYHARRFMYHILSDFLDEFFIHDSSPEKNIRSRVLFKRRRQPTTISTFKTLVHLSQELENKIETHGSIAFKEGGVVFSFHSSFEYYNEHYNYTSFQKNKEHSYIAIDDMTSLNVMNRKRATIDTFKQGEYLIDMLTSWRTIRCMRYYWDFEDIFWNHICINKTKSPTSAVLNKYVCYVGRICVDDWESYNCVRELYINSEKYQSCSIDPSVNIVFYNVFKKEYSDSFHSGIYTHANFHIKSHFLYFDTISQEQRRFWSTEDKLKKGMVSKWNITIILTVGISTECCKRFADISVGRKSHVLKKRRTGKKNINNLSSIPEVLSNCQHLVDSTNKNAELIKTHSSVGRIIRSNEEHTVRKNASLSFNTSTSILSSVNEMFSTILIYFETCQYFIRDFIHESFYNRSTSTIDNTRNYKYAQTLELFYGENYEHTSRYIDIWNVFSIIIYLEFALIHIFLLGYKLKVKPIFTFVTNQIMNLSGDSSHCQRGCENMKTQSKHEAKATEMAGSKSVVKELDCDLTKSSQLAVNSDTYENHHITCQRLQAKYAEEEKETHCPLIHQARIKTDTTSVKRVFGQNKEHVLLSSSVLPSDDDESEETSVKSFHEQEENNAFMVENNDDETNSNTKNRFSMQETLNDKLIVNDSKKHWEIMNQNVSVFPDDSFAETQSNSFGMTTHDETFKSSMSFQSSTKNGEYWSSLLPVSYTTINEVCSSKLRKSLTPIENDESHFVKDVFGNCDSEVSRRILEKERHLTSGSMKTTTRYLAEKECSLKIKKLRRRHALFAKHVRRFFKKQERKSLKHNKRRILRRICPRYSNIHHNTERLSVCCPAISRQLSQNLPQQESVTPTSHVLQENHSPYSHTSDQMNSTGTLSSIFNHISIESSRDDRSYHSEWMRLASFGCFESDDVHALRLARSGWYSTGLGDQTVCFSCQRLHQNWRRNDNPDNFHDANCSYVNLRSNNIPIPRETSIASDGVRFEESQNTGHTFYRDHATNNTRFPRSQGENLTTERLSAQNVASSSDSNSSAIPSTSDLRSSSNTSVPESTDQAAASLEDTKRAQLEALKRDPMGINFDRPKYPSYAILSERVKSFSDWPASMTQKPRDMALAGFFYAGYGDYARCFFCGGGLRNWEAGDDPCVEHARWFSKCAFVRQNKGQGFIDQVLQRAAELERQENPTKEDDKKAKEEKVMQSEAVLCIKRMGYTDEIIRSAIDTMKTRLPRGKHKVSAQEILEVVFELSSSQQTVKEERDLNTDVGSTEVPQTSELTSLELENRNLKGQLMCMICTERNVSIAFLPCGHLTCCEDCAPAMRKCPICKELVRGTVKTFLV, from the exons ATGATTTGGGTCATGATTATGATGATTAATAGCATTATCCTGGCAGGG CCTCCTGACATGCCAAACAATGGTTATGGTAAAGCTGAATATTTGTATAGAGTCCCAAATTCCg TTCTATATGGAACAGAATGGACATTTCCAacatttccaaacccattgcgTCGGATGCCTCATTGGAATCAGGAAACGGTTTCCACTCGAATTTTATTGAAGGAATATCACGCCCGCAGATTTATGTATCATATTCTGAGTGATTTCCTTGACGAATTCTTTATTCACGATTCCAGtccagaaaaaaatatcag atctagaGTATTATTTAAAAGGAGAAGACAACCAACAACAATATCTACGTTTAAAACATTGGTTCATCTTTCTCAAGAATTGG AGAATAAAATAGAAACACATGGCAGCATCGCTTTTAAGGAGGGCGGTGTAGTTTTCTCCTTTCATTCTAGTTTTGAATACTACAATGAacattataattatacaagttttcaaaaaaacaaaGAACATTCATACATAGCGATTGACGACATGACATCGCTAAACGTTATGAACAGGAAAAGAGCCACTATCGATACGTTTAAACAAGGTGAATATCTTATTGACATGTTGACAAGTTGGAGAACGATCAGATGTATGCGATATTACTGGGATTTTGAAGACATATTTTGGAATCATATCtgtattaacaaaacaaaatccccTACATCAgctgttttaaataaatacgtGTGCTATGTAGGCCGTATATGTGTCGACGATTGGGAAAGTTATAATTGTGTAAGAGAATTATACATAAACAGTGAAAAATATCAGAGTTGTTCAATTGATCCAAGTGTGAACATTGTTTTTTACAATGTGTTTAAGAAGGAATACAGTGATAGTTTTCATTCTGGGATTTATACTCATGCAAACTTTCATATAAAATCACacttcctatattttgacacaATTAGTCAAGAACAAAGACGTTTTTGGAGTACAGAAGATAAGTTAAAGAAGGGTATGGTTAGCAAATGGAACAT AACCATCATTTTAACAGTTG GTATATCAACAGAGTGTTGCAAAAGGTTCGCAGATATCAGCGTTGGAAGGAAATCACAT gTATTGAAGAAAAGGCGGActggaaagaaaaatataaacaatcttAGCAGTATTCCCGAGGTCTTATCTAACTGTCAACACCTAGTCGATTCGACcaacaaaaatgccgaattgATTAAAACCCATTCTAGTGTTGGAAGAATTATTAGGAGTAACGAGGAGCACACTGTGAGGAAAAACGCATCATTATCTTTCAACACCTCGACGTCCATTCTATCATCTGTCAATGAAATGTTTAGtacaatattaatttattttgaaacatgcCAATATTTCATTCGTGACTTTATTCACGAGTCCTTTTATAATCGATCAACGTCTACAATTGATAACACAAGAAATTACAAATATGCTCAAACTTTAGAATTATTTTACGGAGAAAACTACGAACACACGTCGA GATATATTGATATATGGAACGTATTCAGTATAATTATATACCTTGAATTTGCATTGATCCACATTTT CCTTCTTGGGTATAAATTGAAAGTAAAACCGATATTCACATTTGTTACCAATCAAATAATGAATCTGAGCGGGGATTCTAGTCATTGTCAAAGAGGGTGTGAAAATATGAAGACGCAATCGAAACACGAGGCTAAAGCAACTGAAATGGCCGGTAGTAAAAGTGTGGTGAAGGAATTAGATTGTGACCTGACTAAATCTTCACAATTAGCTGTTAATAGCGATACCTATGAAAACCATCATATTACTTGTCAAAGATTACAGGCTAAATATGCTGAAGAAGAAAAAGAGACACATTGTCCTTTGATACATCAAGCTAGAATAAAAACAGATACGACATCCGTTAAACGTGTATTTGGTCAAAATAAGGAACATGTTTTATTATCCTCATCTGTATTGCCTTCAGATGATGATGAAAGTGAAGAAACAAGTGTCAAGTCATTCCATGAACAAGAGGAAAACAACGCGTTTATGGTTGAAAACAACGACGATGAAACAAATTCCAATACAAAAAACAGATTTTCAATGCAAGAaacattaaatgataaattaattgtaaatgatAGCAAGAAGCATTGGGAAATAATGAATCAAAATGTTTCTGTGTTTCCTGACGACAGTTTCGCTGAAACACAATCGAACTCGTTTGGAATGACTACACATGATGAAACATTTAAGTCATCGATGAGTTTCCAAAGTTCTACAAAAAATGGAGAATATTGGTCTTCACTGTTACCTGTATCCTATACAACTATTAACGAAGTTTGTTCTTCAAAACTGCGTAAATCACTGACTCCTATAGAAAACGATGAATCCCATTTCGTAAAAGATGTTTTTGGAAATTGCGATAGTGAAGTGTCAAGAAGAATTCTGGAAAAAGAACGACATCTAACATCAGGCTCAATGAAAACAACAACACGTTATCTGGCTGAAAAGGAATGCTCAttaaagataaagaaattaaGACGACGACACGCATTGTTTGCTAAGCACGTCAGAagattctttaaaaaacaagagaggaaaagtttaaaacataacaaaagaagaattttaagAAGAATATGCCCACGCTACTCTAACATACATCACAATACAGAAAGGCTTTCTGTTTGTTGTCCCGCAATCTCCAGACAATTATCCCAAAATTTACCACAGCAGGAAAGTGTAACTCCAACCAGTCACGTTTTGCAAGAAAACCACTCACCTTATTCACACACATCGGATCAAATGAACAGCACAGGTACATTGTCATctatttttaatcatatttctaTTGAATCGTCACGTGATGATCGTAGTTACCATTCGGAATGGATGAGACTGGCTTCTTTTGGATGCTTTGAATCGGATGATGTACATGCTTTGAGACTTGCTAGAAGTGGTTGGTATAGCACTGGGCTGGGGGACCAGACTGTCTGTTTCAGTTGTCAAAGACTGCATCAAAACTGGAGGAGAAATGATAACCCAGATAACTTTCATGATGCGAACTGCAG TTATGTCAACCTACGGTCAAATAACATACCTATACCACGTGAGACCTCCATTGCTAGTGATGGCGTTAGATTCGAAGAAAGTCAAAATACTGGTCACACG TTTTATCGTGATCATGCTACGAACAACACTCGGTTTCCACGCAGTCAGGGTGAAAATCTAACAACAGAAAGACTTTCCGCACAAAATGTAGCATCGTCGTCTGACTCAAATTCGTCGGCTATTCCATCAACGTCAGACCTGCGTTCTTCAAGCAATACGAGTGTTCCTGAAAGCACAGACCAAGCGGCGGCTTCATTGGAGGACACAAAGCGAGCTCAGTTAGAAGCCCTGAAAAGAGACCCTATGGGGATAAACTTCGATCGCCCGAAATACCCGTCGTATGCTATTCTATCTGAAAGAGTTAAGTCGTTTTCTGATTGGCCAGCCAGTATGACCCAAAAACCACGTGACATGGCGTTGGCTGGTTTCTTCTATGCGGGATATGGAGACTATGCACGTTGCTTTTTCTGTGGCGGAGGACTCAGAAATTGGGAGGCCGGTGATGATCCATGC GTTGAACATGCGCGTTGGTTCAGTAAATGTGCTTTTGTGAGACAGAACAAAGGTCAAGGATTTATTGATCAAGTTTTACAGAGAGCTGCAGAATTG GAAAGACAGGAAAATCCAACAAAAG AAGATGATAAAAAAGCCAAAGAAGAAAAAGTGATGCAGTCTGAAGCTGTACTCTGTATCAAACGTATGGGCTATACTGACGAAATCATCAGATCTGCCATTGATACCATGAAGACCCGCCTACCCAGAG GAAAACATAAGGTTTCGGCACAGGAAATATTAGAAGTTGTTTTTGAGCTATCTTCATCACAACAAACTGTTAAGGAAGAGCGAGATCTTAACACTGATGTAGGATCAACGGAAGTCCCGCAAACATCAG AATTAACTTCACTTGAGCTTGAAAACCGGAATCTAAAGGGACAGCTGATGTGTATGATATGTACGGAGAGAAACGTGTCGATTGCCTTCCTTCCGTGTGGTCACTTGACCTGCTGTGAAGACTGCGCACCTGCCATGAGGAAATGTCCGATTTGTAAAGAATTGGTCAGGGGCACTGTCAAAACCTTCctcgtttaa